The sequence TTATATGGAAGTGGATGATCTCTCGTAgcataactaataaataataataataataataataataaattttttaacaaattaaagttatatatgTACAATATATATGTACAAATCAATGTATTTACCCTAAAGTTTCcaagattaattttaattgaggACCGATTGGACCACCAGAATAATCTCCACTTTTATCAAGTTGATATTGTATCGACCTTCCAGCAACAACACCAGGTctcattaaaaaatctttggtTCTCGTGTATGTAGAAAATTGTAAATGATTTAAACTTGATCTTGAAAAAGGATTCAAACTTGTTTCtaacgtaatattttttttatcatgtgatttaaatatAAGAGTACTCGGTTTACAAGCcaatttatacaaatattgaGCCACATAATATTCTGaagattctttaaaataattatatatttcttcataaattgaaaaggtttttttgggagaaaatttttgtaattgagGAGTGATTACATCTGACAGTCTCTCATTAGtagatttaaaatatatgtatttatcaaaaactttttcaataaatccattaaatatataaagattttcaatagaattattatcatttttaattattaaattatttgataaaatttttggtgTTAAagctttatgaattttatcattCCAGGCTGAAAGAAATCCTAATCcatgaataaattcatgaaGAACTACGTAAAGAAaatcaatttgattttttccaATCGTTGAATTATCTTCAATAAACCAATAATCTATTTTGGAATTAAATCTGGCTCTAATATCAAACTCTCCATATTCAGGATGTTGTTTGAAACGAAATTGTTTAACTAATGATTGTGGATATAATCGATCAACTCCATCATCATCccttaatattattgatcTTGCAGGTCCCGCTGCTCCCATTATTCTACGAAATGGCGTATTTTTACATCGTTCTTTATCCGTTTCACATAAATCTATGAATGTTGCATTcacatttatttttgtattaagaATTAATGTCTCTGATATTATTTGTCCAGCTATTTCAAATGTTTTTTTGGCTTTATCACAAAGTACCAAATCCTTATTATCGCAAtgaaatgttatattaaacatattttcatcataatttATAGGAGCTTTTTGAGAGGTTTGAGGGTCTTGTTGTGATGAATTGTTAGTATATGAACATGGTATTCGTTCTacgtgaaaataattaaacggATCAGGATGTTCGTAACAAATTGCTTTTACaaagtcaaataaaattatcacaaaaaataGAAAGGAGAGATTGATATGTAAATGAAAGTTCATTATGTTTCATATTATCTCATATTATTACCAAAACCGAACCGAagacttttatattaaaaagaaaaaaaaaggctgtgttatttaataataataatcggGATTTCCATTTGAGGCTAAACCAAAAATTCTGATTggctgaaaattttatactttgtCATCAACCTGTCTCAAGCACATGGTCTAGACTTCAGGGGTGATAAAACAATatcaaagtttatttttttttatgcctAATtgccaaaataaataatttttccgtTCTTTAATTACCCGGACATTccttcgaaatattattaatatagcGGACTCTATATAGTTATTACATTTTAAGCAGCGATTACGAgttaaaagttattttgttttcctttttttttttttaatcattctTAATCTTCTATCTCTTATGTAGAATCagataatcaataatttatcgaataaattttaagtttgttctataataaataatagaaatttaaaataaatataataaactgaatatctttctttaaaaaaccTCCGTAAAAATTGTAAAGTTAATACTCACATTGGTTACattttaataagttaattatCATGGATTTCTCTGAACAAGTTAACAATTTGTTATGTGAAATGACTCGACGCGCAGCTTCCCAATCATGTTGTTTATTACCATAACTTGCCACATCACAAGCCTCTCTAACAGCTAGTGCTACTATAAGAGTTCTATTTCTTTCCTCgtatgtaaaattttcttcaatttggttttgattattatcaccattattattttgatttgtttCTTGATATAATTCCATTAActaaaataactttaataaaaatgttgaattttatttattgatttttttttaaaaaaaaatttccacaAGGGGTATATACGGTAAAATATGTGAGGAAGAAAacgtatatttattatatttcaattttaagcATAATGGCGTTTCGATTATACTATTTCTAGATTTTTGTAATTGATATTGCAGGCTTGCAGCCAATCACATGAAAGTACAGAATTCTTGGTAAAGTTCTttcttaatgaaattttaattaaaataaagaaataaaagcaTAAAGATTAtccatctttattatttatcaattcgCCTACtcatttataagaaaaaaaatgaattatcacGTGACCTGAACTCTAGTTAAAGAGGAGAGTTATACAGTGCTTTATTACAAATTGATAAATTGATTGTATTACCCCTGTTGTAAATTGACAATAATGGGAAGGATTTTCGACATAAAAAATACTGCTTTCCCTTCGATCACAATCCTGTTAATGATGCACAatcttctttaataatttaaataatgttcaatacggataaaaactattttctaATGAGTCTGATGAAATCCGAATCAAACCGCAAGAACCCGGATCGAacattaaatgtaattttggaataataaaaaattaatctgtACCATGCATAGTAACCTCCCTTTACAAATCGTCATGACGtcatcttttataaaaaatgattaaattttttacaaggtAGAAATTGTGAATAAATTCAAGAATGCCATTTTTTTATCGGTTATTAGACATAGGGTCGCATTTCATTTCTCCCGAcaatcatttcaccgacaagGGAATTTAGAATTAAGGTTAGGATTAGGTAAGGAAATTAGAGTTAGTATTAGGGTAGGATAAGGTTAGGgctaccctataaaaaatttttcaggatcacatgtctgagtttcttcggaataaaatgatcatttatcggagttttttccagaatttttttttatagggataagtggatgaaataataattgtcGGTTGTCACGGACTCACGGGGTGGCACGTTGCGCCACTACAATTTTTGGATATATGCCACAATAAGCTGGTGATACccgaaataaaaaagatagtCTTTAATCATTAATTCGGTTATACCATCTGGTATCCTTATACATCGAACAATATAACTTTCAGaatatttatatgtttaaagtattttataatttccaacctttttttttcctaattcCTTTCCttcatcaattaattaattacaaattttttcttgaatatatCATATCGAAAAATGatgaattcattaaaattcataatatctttgattttttttgtcgtaataataatttttcctaataaaactatttcaataaaatgttttaatcATCCAgattttttcgaattttataaaagaaatcctataaattatgaatttattaaaaaaagatcattaaaaacaaaaagaacgtcatttaataataataataataattttcaaatagaATTCACATGTGGAATTGATGATAAAATACTTTGTGATAAAGCTAGAAAAGGGTTTGAATCTGCTGGTCAGATAATTACTTCAACTATATCATTTAGGAACCCTGTAATAGTTAATgcatcattttataatttttgtaaaaccGATAATCAATGTTCTTCtagtaatgataataatatggtAGCTggtaagtaaattaaaaataaaaaataaaaataaaaataaaaacaaatactaataaatattaataactatTGTAGGTGGAGCAAATCCAACAAAAACGATAGCATTAACAGATAATGATGGAATTGTAAGATATTACCCACAAGCTTTGGTTAAACAATTACCATTTGAACGTTATCCAGATTTTGAACCTTTTGATATCTcagcaaaatttaattctgaAGTAAATTATTGGTTTGAAGGAGATAAATTACCAATAAAATCTGATCAAACGgatttcatattaataattttacatgaatttattcatgGATTAGGATTTGTTTCTAGTtggaatgatttttttaattttgcaaaTCCACAAGGATTGACTCCAGTTCCAAGCGCCGATAATTTGAATTCGGGAATGTCATTTAACGGCttcattgaaaatatatttgataaatatttgatatttttacctTCAGGGGAATATGTATCAAATGTTGCCgctaaaattaatacaatagtaaatgaaaaaggaaaattttaccAAACTCCAGAGAATTTTATTACGACATTTAAATCTTCTTCTCAATATCAACAATCGGAAATGATGTTAAAAGCTGCTACAACATCTTTTTCTTTAGGATTTTTACCTAATAACACGAATAATTTAAGCGAAGCAATTATACTTGAGACCACATTAAATCCTTTTAGAACGGGATCAAGTCTCGGTCATTTTGATCTTAAAACTTATATGAATACCTCCGATTTTTTGATGACTTATATACAAGATCCAGGAATGACACTTGGTGATTATATGTCAATTAGTGGTAATTATACTGGTGGTCCAATTGGTCCAAAATTAAGACAAATTTTGGGGACAATGGGGTAAATATACGATTATATtcgttattatatatatattatcattattattatcaacgttaatactttttaatattgtagATATGTTATAAAAGATGTTTATATAAGTCCATATACACCCAGTGTATCtctcaataaattttcaacGGCCGCAACAATAAGTAGTAATATTggttttatgatatttatttttacaacaatcataatttttaatattttaatataatcatgtAAGGGCATATAATATAacttaatttagtaattagtaatttaatgaATAGAAGAAGGCTTTgtataatcacatgattattgGCATTTGTGTAATAACCTTAAACCCTTAATTTATACATATTGTCATTTaccaaatttcctttttatgaCTAATAGAATTAATCACTGTATACCTTGTTCGAATAAAGAAGTTTAGAcagatattttatatattatttttatattacaaatcaTTAAATGACAAAGTCATGGTTGTCAGcctttttgaatttaaaaatctacAAGCTTTCATATGAAACAGCTTGTGTAccagatttataattttagtttttttacgTTCGGCCGATCTTATAATGTGACGATGTGATTTAAgacataatatttttagtcacttttttattttttatttttttttttagcttctctcttaaaaaatgtcattaaattttctttactttataCATTCTTTTCGCTTCTTTTAACCTATTTGCGTTCGTTGTTTAATTCTTTGTTATTCAGTTACTATTTTTAACATACTAGCGTTcgcttatttttttatataaatatcaacattttcgaaatattatcctctcttttttttagaaaaaaaaaaaatatataaaaattaattttagattgAATTATTGATTAATTCAAACCATTACTTTTAAACAATGAAGGCTTTAACATTAACATTGTTGTTGTTATTATCTGTCACATGTTTAACATTGATCAAAGAAATAACAGCTCAATGTTATGATTATACGAATGCATTGGATATAAGTGCAAGAACTCCAATAACATGTAATAttgttgataatattaaagaaccACCGCCACCAATAGCTTCACCACAGCCACCATCGTCATCACCGCCACCATCATCATCGCCATCACTATTACCAACAGCTTCAATATCGCCACCAGTTTCATCACCTTTACCATCAGCTTCAATATCACCACCACCAACTTCACCACTACCATCAGCTTCTGCTAACTtaacaacaaataattttataattaattataaatgtgaAATTGAGACAAATCAAGAATTATGTACAAAGGCACAAAAGTCTATAGAAAAAGTTTGCGAATTGTTAAAATCAAatctaaatttaattacaaatattaaagttgACGTTActttaagaaatttatgtCCTACAGATGCTAAACAACCATGTAATGAGTTAGGAGGAGCAACATTTGCCAGAACCATGGAATTattagatgatgataatgttaTTAGAGAATATCCAACAACACTTGTAAAACAATTTGATTGTGAACGACATTATGAATTTGGTGATGTTGATATACGCGCTATATTTAATGGAGGGAATGTTACTTCTTTATGGTTTGAAGGAGATCCACAAATTACAAAAGATCAAAAAGATTTTagaataatagttttaaaagaatttattaaagcgTTGGGTGTACAAACAAGTTTAATAGAacaaccaatttttttaaacgtaACTCCAAAAGTTTTAACACCACAATTAACTTTAACAGATAATGGTGGTGGTTTAGAATTTATGGGATTTAAAGAATACgcttttgataaatatttggtATTTCGTGGTAAACAAGTTCAACCggttaatgaaaatattaaatcactTAATGATTTTGCTAAAGTAccagataataaatttaatgatcaaCAAGAATTTGTAACAAAATTCGTTCAATCACAACAAATCGGTGTAGCTCAAAATATGGCGAATCTTTCTGTTACTCAATTTACTTTAGGTTTTCAGCCAAGAGGATCAAAATCCgatgatgatattattattctagAAACTCTTTTAAACCCTTACCAAAATGgtgt is a genomic window of Rhizophagus irregularis chromosome 7, complete sequence containing:
- a CDS encoding uncharacterized protein (SECRETED:cutsite_ITA-QC; SECRETED:prob_0.4981); SECRETED:SignalP(1-25), whose translation is MKALTLTLLLLLSVTCLTLIKEITAQCYDYTNALDISARTPITCNIVDNIKEPPPPIASPQPPSSSPPPSSSPSLLPTASISPPVSSPLPSASISPPPTSPLPSASANLTTNNFIINYKCEIETNQELCTKAQKSIEKVCELLKSNLNLITNIKVDVTLRNLCPTDAKQPCNELGGATFARTMELLDDDNVIREYPTTLVKQFDCERHYEFGDVDIRAIFNGGNVTSLWFEGDPQITKDQKDFRIIVLKEFIKALGVQTSLIEQPIFLNVTPKVLTPQLTLTDNGGGLEFMGFKEYAFDKYLVFRGKQVQPVNENIKSLNDFAKVPDNKFNDQQEFVTKFVQSQQIGVAQNMANLSVTQFTLGFQPRGSKSDDDIIILETLLNPYQNGVNINNFDASVYAATDDFLMISPITSGKTLEDSMGKFPSPLGPKLISLLETLGYPTKRLPNNNFKVCNIPSPPSSPSPSKTVTTAVTTSVTTQITTTVPVVVTTTIQQDNTSVVSTQTQNVVTKVESVSQSVVTTVVVVDAPQSQPIPSPTNSDDPFQGGIYSSGSSYKNQNNFSSIIFIILIVCIIGSFQSII
- a CDS encoding uncharacterized protein (SECRETED:cutsite_TIS-IK; SECRETED:prob_0.5850); SECRETED:SignalP(1-26), with product MMNSLKFIISLIFFVVIIIFPNKTISIKCFNHPDFFEFYKRNPINYEFIKKRSLKTKRTSFNNNNNNFQIEFTCGIDDKILCDKARKGFESAGQIITSTISFRNPVIVNASFYNFCKTDNQCSSSNDNNMVAGGANPTKTIALTDNDGIVRYYPQALVKQLPFERYPDFEPFDISAKFNSEVNYWFEGDKLPIKSDQTDFILIILHEFIHGLGFVSSWNDFFNFANPQGLTPVPSADNLNSGMSFNGFIENIFDKYLIFLPSGEYVSNVAAKINTIVNEKGKFYQTPENFITTFKSSSQYQQSEMMLKAATTSFSLGFLPNNTNNLSEAIILETTLNPFRTGSSLGHFDLKTYMNTSDFLMTYIQDPGMTLGDYMSISGNYTGGPIGPKLRQILGTMGYVIKDVYISPYTPSVSLNKFSTAATISSNIGFMIFIFTTIIIFNILI